One Mycolicibacterium goodii genomic region harbors:
- a CDS encoding zinc-binding dehydrogenase, producing MTLASGTGRIARFDEPGKPFEIQTVPIPEVGPGEILIRVTRANICGSDVHAWHGTFATRGLGGQLPTVLGHEMVGVVAILGDGVHSDSDGRPLEVCTRVVFPYFFCCHTCRNCLAGRRNACLNLKMAMLGRADEPPHFVGGYADYFLLPAGAVVYTVPDSVSDEIAAGANCALSQVMYGLERADLQLGETVVVQGAGALGLYAVAVAKARGAKTVIAIDGVPERLELAQAFGADEVIDITATTDKDRVKIVRRLTDGQGADVVVEVVGHPSAIDEGLKLLGQFGRYVEIGNINIGKTFEFDPSRFVFANKTMVGVSLYDPAVLSRALTFLAEYQDRLPFDRLAAACYRLEHINDAFVAAENKRDVRASIVP from the coding sequence ATGACGCTCGCCTCAGGCACGGGCCGCATCGCGCGCTTCGACGAGCCAGGAAAGCCGTTCGAGATCCAGACGGTCCCCATTCCGGAAGTCGGCCCCGGCGAGATTCTGATCCGGGTGACACGCGCGAACATCTGTGGATCCGACGTGCACGCGTGGCACGGCACCTTCGCCACCCGTGGCCTCGGCGGCCAGCTGCCGACCGTGCTGGGTCATGAAATGGTCGGTGTGGTAGCGATTTTGGGTGATGGTGTGCACAGCGACTCCGACGGCCGTCCGCTCGAGGTGTGCACGCGCGTGGTGTTCCCCTACTTCTTCTGCTGCCACACCTGCCGCAACTGCCTGGCAGGCAGGCGCAACGCCTGTCTGAACCTCAAGATGGCCATGCTCGGCCGCGCCGACGAACCCCCGCACTTCGTGGGCGGCTACGCCGATTACTTCCTGCTGCCCGCGGGGGCGGTGGTCTACACCGTGCCCGACTCGGTTTCCGACGAGATCGCCGCCGGCGCGAACTGTGCACTGTCACAGGTGATGTACGGGCTGGAGCGCGCGGACCTGCAACTCGGCGAGACCGTCGTGGTGCAGGGTGCGGGCGCTTTGGGTCTCTACGCCGTCGCCGTCGCGAAGGCGCGCGGCGCCAAGACCGTGATCGCCATCGACGGGGTGCCCGAGCGCCTGGAGTTGGCCCAGGCCTTCGGCGCCGACGAGGTCATCGACATCACGGCCACCACCGACAAGGACAGGGTGAAGATCGTTCGCCGACTCACCGACGGGCAGGGCGCCGACGTGGTGGTCGAGGTGGTCGGACATCCGTCGGCCATCGACGAGGGGCTCAAACTGCTGGGCCAGTTCGGCCGCTACGTCGAGATCGGAAACATCAACATCGGCAAGACCTTCGAGTTCGACCCGTCGCGGTTCGTCTTCGCCAACAAGACCATGGTCGGTGTCTCGCTCTACGATCCCGCGGTGCTGTCGCGCGCCCTGACCTTCCTGGCGGAATACCAGGACCGGCTTCCCTTTGACCGGTTGGCCGCCGCGTGCTACCGCCTCGAACACATCAACGACGCGTTCGTGGCGGCCGAGAACAAGCGCGACGTCCGCGCCAGCATCGTGCCCTGA
- a CDS encoding aldehyde dehydrogenase family protein has translation MTNHEYDRTTLYIDGRWVAPAGTGTIDVVDPATEEVIGHVPAGTDVDVDVAVAAARRAFDPLIGVDERRQRLDAVITAMEKRLPQIAETITREMGAPVRISQTVQTQVPLAVARGFADALANFEFEERIGNSLVVREPYGVAAAITPWNYPLYQVVAKVLPAIAAGCTVVLKPSNEAPLSVFEFVEALDDAGLPAGVVNLVSGPGSVIGERMAAHPDVDLVSFTGSTEVGARVGELAGRNVKKVALELGGKSANVILDGADLATAVKVGVGNAFLNGGQTCMAWTRMLVPLSRYSEALDIVEAAVAKYTVGDPWDPATRIGPSASQRQFETVLGFIERASRDGARLVTGGPEKIRDTGYYVAPTVFADVLPDSELGQEEVFGPVLAVIPFRDSDEALEIANGTPYGLSGAVWAADDDTAIAFARQVQTGQLDINGGKYNPAAPFGGYKKSGVGRELGRFGFEEYLQTKSLQLP, from the coding sequence ATGACGAATCACGAGTACGACCGCACCACCCTCTACATCGACGGCCGATGGGTGGCTCCTGCCGGAACGGGCACCATCGACGTCGTCGATCCGGCCACCGAAGAGGTCATCGGCCACGTCCCGGCCGGCACCGACGTCGACGTGGACGTCGCCGTCGCCGCGGCCCGTCGCGCGTTCGATCCGCTGATCGGCGTCGACGAGCGCCGGCAGCGCCTGGACGCGGTGATCACCGCGATGGAAAAGCGTCTGCCGCAGATCGCCGAGACCATCACCCGCGAGATGGGCGCGCCCGTCCGGATCTCCCAGACCGTGCAGACACAGGTCCCGCTGGCAGTGGCTCGCGGATTCGCCGACGCCCTGGCGAATTTCGAGTTCGAGGAGCGCATCGGCAACTCGCTGGTGGTGCGCGAACCCTACGGCGTGGCCGCGGCCATCACCCCGTGGAACTATCCGCTGTACCAGGTGGTCGCGAAGGTGCTGCCCGCGATCGCAGCCGGGTGCACGGTGGTGCTCAAGCCCAGCAACGAGGCACCGCTGTCGGTGTTCGAGTTCGTCGAGGCCCTCGACGACGCCGGCCTGCCGGCCGGTGTGGTCAACCTGGTGTCCGGGCCCGGCAGCGTCATCGGTGAGCGGATGGCCGCACACCCCGACGTGGACCTCGTGTCGTTCACCGGGTCCACGGAGGTCGGCGCCCGGGTCGGTGAACTGGCCGGCCGGAACGTCAAGAAGGTGGCCCTGGAACTCGGCGGCAAGTCGGCCAACGTGATCCTCGACGGCGCCGACCTGGCCACGGCGGTCAAGGTGGGTGTGGGTAACGCCTTCCTCAACGGCGGGCAGACCTGCATGGCGTGGACCCGCATGCTCGTGCCGCTGTCACGCTACAGCGAGGCGCTGGACATCGTCGAGGCCGCGGTGGCGAAGTACACCGTGGGCGACCCGTGGGATCCCGCCACCCGGATCGGCCCGTCGGCGTCACAGCGGCAGTTCGAGACCGTGCTGGGCTTCATCGAACGCGCATCACGCGATGGTGCGCGGCTTGTGACCGGCGGACCCGAGAAGATCCGTGACACCGGCTATTACGTCGCTCCCACCGTGTTCGCCGATGTGCTTCCCGACTCCGAGTTGGGCCAGGAGGAGGTGTTCGGACCGGTACTCGCGGTCATTCCGTTCCGCGACAGCGACGAGGCTCTCGAGATCGCCAACGGCACCCCCTACGGCCTGTCCGGAGCGGTATGGGCGGCCGACGACGACACCGCCATCGCGTTCGCACGGCAGGTGCAGACCGGACAACTCGACATCAACGGCGGAAAGTACAACCCCGCAGCGCCCTTCGGCGGTTACAAGAAGTCCGGCGTGGGCCGCGAACTCGGCCGGTTCGGGTTCGAGGAGTATCTGCAGACCAAGTCCCTGCAGCTGCCATGA
- a CDS encoding enoyl-CoA hydratase-related protein codes for MTASEPLLVSASGAVQVWTINLPQVGNAITGSDFIGAFEDAVDAANRDATVGAVILTGSGKIFSAGGNVKEMADREGMFGLDAIDQRFAYVDGIQRIPRALARLEVPVIAAVNGAAVGAGFDLAMMCDIRVASERASFAESFVQLGLVPGDGGTWFLQRAIGYERAAEMTFTGDRVDAATALGWGLVSRVVPHDELLAAAQDLAGRIVRNPSRALRMAKRLLQESRTGVLESTLGMAAAMQPLAHHDGEHARRIEKWRSA; via the coding sequence ATGACCGCATCCGAGCCTCTGCTGGTCAGCGCCTCCGGCGCCGTCCAGGTGTGGACGATCAATCTTCCGCAAGTCGGAAATGCCATCACCGGCAGCGATTTCATCGGAGCTTTCGAGGACGCCGTCGACGCCGCCAACCGCGACGCCACGGTGGGTGCGGTGATCCTCACCGGGTCCGGGAAGATCTTCTCCGCGGGCGGCAACGTCAAGGAGATGGCCGACCGCGAAGGCATGTTCGGTCTGGACGCCATCGACCAGCGGTTCGCCTACGTGGACGGGATCCAGCGCATCCCGAGGGCGCTGGCGCGTCTCGAAGTTCCGGTCATCGCCGCGGTCAACGGTGCCGCCGTCGGCGCCGGTTTCGACCTGGCCATGATGTGCGACATCCGGGTGGCCTCCGAACGGGCCTCGTTCGCCGAGAGTTTCGTGCAGTTGGGGCTGGTTCCCGGTGACGGCGGGACATGGTTCCTGCAGCGCGCGATCGGTTATGAGCGCGCGGCCGAGATGACGTTCACGGGTGACCGGGTCGACGCCGCGACCGCGCTGGGCTGGGGTCTGGTCAGCCGTGTCGTCCCGCACGACGAACTGCTCGCAGCGGCCCAGGATCTGGCCGGACGGATCGTGCGCAATCCTTCGCGCGCTCTGCGCATGGCCAAGCGTCTCCTGCAGGAGTCGCGCACGGGGGTGCTCGAGTCCACGCTCGGGATGGCCGCGGCCATGCAGCCACTGGCGCACCACGACGGCGAGCACGCTCGCCGCATCGAGAAATGGCGCAGCGCCTGA
- a CDS encoding acyl-CoA dehydrogenase family protein, with the protein MSIPRLVPALGTEPADATALRAEVRAFLEEQRAAGTFTPAVDAWLCGWDEEFTAALAARGWLGMTVPKEYGGHGRSFLDRFVVTEELLAAGAPVAAHWIADRQIVPSLLKYGTEQQKQEFLPRIAAGQCFFGIGMSEPDSGSDLASVRTRAVQVEDGWRLTGTKVWTSGAHRAHAFIVLARTAPVDPAHRHAGLSQFIVRFDGPGVDVRPIISMNGGHHFNEVILDDAFVPDDMVFGQIGNGWQQVTSELSFERSGPERLLSTFVLLAQTADSMARQEISRDADLGRLVARIAGLHHMSMAVAGALERHEPADVPAAVVKVLGTATEGDIADFADLHRGDDGALSPQTWDLISTAVDQRPGFTLRGGTNEVLRGVIARGLGLR; encoded by the coding sequence ATGTCCATCCCCCGCCTTGTGCCTGCGCTGGGCACCGAACCCGCCGACGCCACCGCACTGCGCGCCGAGGTCCGCGCCTTCCTCGAAGAGCAGCGTGCCGCAGGCACGTTCACCCCGGCGGTGGACGCGTGGCTGTGCGGATGGGACGAGGAGTTCACCGCCGCGCTGGCCGCCCGCGGGTGGCTGGGTATGACGGTCCCGAAAGAATATGGCGGCCATGGCCGCTCGTTCCTGGATCGGTTCGTGGTCACCGAGGAACTGCTGGCCGCGGGGGCGCCCGTGGCCGCGCACTGGATCGCCGACCGGCAGATCGTGCCGTCGCTGCTCAAGTACGGAACCGAACAGCAGAAGCAAGAGTTTCTGCCCCGGATCGCCGCCGGGCAGTGCTTCTTCGGCATCGGGATGAGCGAACCGGATTCCGGGTCCGATCTGGCCAGCGTGCGGACCAGGGCCGTGCAGGTCGAGGACGGATGGCGGCTGACCGGCACCAAGGTCTGGACGTCGGGCGCGCACCGCGCACACGCGTTCATCGTGCTGGCCCGCACCGCGCCTGTCGACCCGGCGCACCGCCACGCGGGGCTCAGCCAGTTCATCGTGCGCTTCGACGGCCCCGGTGTCGACGTGCGCCCGATCATTTCGATGAACGGCGGCCACCACTTCAACGAGGTGATCCTCGACGACGCGTTCGTGCCCGACGACATGGTGTTCGGGCAGATCGGCAACGGCTGGCAGCAGGTCACCTCCGAACTCAGCTTCGAGCGCAGCGGCCCGGAACGCCTGCTGTCGACGTTCGTGCTGCTCGCGCAGACCGCCGACAGCATGGCGCGGCAAGAGATCAGCCGCGACGCGGATCTCGGTCGCCTGGTCGCGCGGATCGCGGGCCTGCACCACATGTCGATGGCGGTGGCCGGGGCGTTGGAACGTCACGAGCCCGCCGACGTGCCTGCCGCCGTGGTGAAGGTGCTGGGTACCGCAACGGAGGGTGACATCGCGGACTTCGCCGACCTGCACCGCGGCGACGACGGTGCCCTGAGCCCGCAGACGTGGGATCTGATCAGCACCGCAGTCGACCAGCGTCCCGGGTTCACCCTGCGCGGCGGGACCAACGAGGTGCTGCGTGGAGTGATCGCGCGGGGATTGGGGTTGCGATGA
- a CDS encoding acyl-CoA dehydrogenase family protein encodes MTVDAELVAMMNAVFADHRTAHGPTAGPELWDQLRALGLARLTGTEATGGSGAGWHEAAELMAAAVRSGVRMGLPEHDLLACWLLEVAGVPVDDKTRTVALLDESGTATAVPWASVAERIVLVWRTETGKHTVADVDAGQVRITAGDNMIGEPRDTVSADVAASDGAVVSEETVTTLHLKAALVRAVQVCAAMDTILELAVEHSSSRTQFGRPLAKFQAIQHMISDIAAEATLARTATEAALTAAVDTRWSAPHLEFLVAVARSCCGHAASVVVRNAHQVFGAIGTTAEHTLHEYTRAALAWRGEFGSVRSWDDRVTTAALRAGEAGLWELITS; translated from the coding sequence ATGACCGTCGATGCCGAACTGGTCGCGATGATGAACGCGGTGTTCGCCGATCACCGCACGGCACACGGACCCACCGCCGGCCCAGAACTGTGGGACCAGCTGCGGGCTCTGGGGCTGGCTCGTCTCACCGGCACCGAGGCCACCGGCGGCAGCGGAGCGGGCTGGCACGAGGCCGCCGAACTGATGGCGGCGGCGGTGCGCTCCGGCGTGCGCATGGGACTGCCCGAGCATGATCTGCTGGCCTGCTGGCTGCTCGAGGTCGCCGGGGTTCCTGTCGACGACAAAACGCGGACCGTGGCCCTGCTCGACGAATCGGGCACGGCGACCGCGGTGCCGTGGGCGTCCGTCGCGGAGCGGATCGTGTTGGTGTGGCGGACCGAGACGGGCAAGCACACGGTTGCCGACGTGGACGCCGGCCAGGTGCGGATCACGGCCGGTGACAACATGATCGGCGAGCCGCGCGACACCGTGTCCGCCGACGTGGCGGCGTCCGACGGAGCCGTCGTGTCCGAGGAGACCGTGACCACACTGCATCTCAAGGCAGCCCTGGTGCGCGCCGTCCAGGTGTGCGCCGCGATGGACACGATTCTCGAACTCGCGGTGGAACACTCGTCGTCACGCACGCAGTTCGGTCGGCCCCTGGCGAAGTTCCAGGCGATCCAGCACATGATCTCTGACATCGCCGCCGAAGCGACGCTGGCCCGGACCGCCACCGAAGCCGCACTCACCGCGGCAGTCGACACGAGGTGGTCGGCGCCGCATCTGGAATTCCTGGTCGCGGTGGCGCGGTCGTGCTGCGGGCACGCGGCGTCGGTGGTGGTCCGCAACGCGCACCAGGTGTTCGGCGCGATCGGTACCACGGCCGAACACACGTTGCACGAGTACACCCGCGCTGCTCTGGCCTGGCGGGGCGAGTTCGGTTCGGTGCGGTCATGGGACGACCGGGTCACGACAGCGGCCTTGCGGGCGGGCGAGGCCGGGCTGTGGGAGCTGATCACGAGCTGA
- a CDS encoding nuclear transport factor 2 family protein, which produces MTNEITLPEVQEFIARFWYHYDQGQFDVLAGFIADEMEYVSRSDSGTCPFEELLAAELHGGADTLAWLRQHRDENPYPLRHHATNVFRTGTESGSQGEVTKVRFYLYVNQVTNNVPFDVSSGVVDAGIRRTDNGLVFTSLTVILDAEDSIPFAEHRAKSATPAGA; this is translated from the coding sequence ATGACCAACGAGATCACGCTCCCCGAAGTCCAGGAGTTCATCGCCCGGTTCTGGTACCACTACGACCAGGGCCAGTTCGACGTGCTTGCCGGGTTCATCGCCGACGAGATGGAGTACGTCAGCAGGTCGGACTCCGGCACCTGCCCGTTCGAGGAGCTTCTGGCCGCCGAACTGCACGGCGGCGCCGACACTTTGGCGTGGTTGCGGCAACACCGCGACGAAAACCCGTACCCGTTGCGCCATCACGCCACCAACGTCTTCCGCACGGGCACCGAATCCGGATCCCAGGGCGAGGTCACCAAGGTCCGCTTCTACCTGTACGTCAACCAGGTGACCAACAACGTGCCCTTCGACGTGTCCTCAGGTGTGGTCGACGCAGGCATCCGGCGCACGGACAACGGCCTGGTGTTCACGTCGTTGACGGTGATCCTCGACGCCGAGGATTCGATCCCGTTCGCCGAACACCGGGCGAAGTCGGCAACACCGGCGGGCGCATGA
- a CDS encoding SDR family NAD(P)-dependent oxidoreductase, with protein sequence MSQARETFGGGVAVITGAGAGIGAGLARYAHRLGMTMVLADVDEAAAATLRDELRADGGTVVAEKCDVRDPDAVADLADRTYRDLGPVRLLVNNAGVEQFGYLWDTPVANWNRVMDINVSGVFHGVRAFLPKMMAHGSPAWVWNLSSIGGVAAVPLQAPYIISKHAVLALTECLRLEVQLAGHDDHVHVQAVLPGAVKSNIFEAAGGVDSDQDGADVNAAESQREAMLDIKAAAMDPIDAAEAIFEQSARGAFYLLTQPEYVGSAMAERAQVLISQVPPQLRTERRFDPAKH encoded by the coding sequence ATGAGCCAGGCGCGCGAAACCTTCGGTGGCGGTGTCGCGGTCATCACCGGGGCCGGCGCGGGTATCGGCGCCGGTCTCGCCCGGTACGCCCACCGCCTGGGCATGACCATGGTGCTCGCCGATGTCGACGAAGCCGCCGCGGCGACACTGCGAGATGAGCTACGGGCAGATGGCGGCACCGTCGTGGCCGAGAAATGCGACGTGCGTGATCCCGACGCGGTCGCCGATCTCGCCGACCGGACCTACCGAGATCTCGGTCCGGTGCGCCTTTTGGTGAACAACGCCGGCGTCGAACAGTTCGGGTACCTCTGGGACACCCCGGTCGCGAACTGGAACCGGGTGATGGACATCAACGTCAGCGGTGTCTTCCACGGTGTTCGCGCGTTCCTGCCGAAGATGATGGCGCACGGGTCCCCTGCCTGGGTGTGGAATTTGTCCTCCATCGGTGGTGTGGCCGCGGTCCCGTTGCAGGCGCCGTACATCATCAGCAAGCACGCGGTGCTCGCACTGACGGAATGCCTGCGACTCGAGGTGCAGTTGGCCGGGCACGACGATCACGTCCATGTGCAGGCGGTGCTGCCGGGTGCGGTGAAGTCGAACATCTTCGAGGCAGCGGGCGGGGTCGATTCCGATCAGGACGGCGCCGACGTGAACGCGGCCGAGTCGCAACGTGAGGCGATGCTCGACATCAAGGCCGCCGCAATGGATCCCATCGACGCGGCGGAGGCGATCTTCGAGCAGTCGGCGCGCGGGGCCTTCTACCTGCTGACCCAACCCGAATATGTCGGCTCGGCCATGGCTGAACGTGCTCAGGTGCTGATCTCACAGGTGCCTCCGCAGCTTCGTACCGAGCGCCGGTTCGATCCGGCCAAGCACTGA
- a CDS encoding alpha/beta hydrolase: MTVSPQGPPLDPDAAARIAGFGKPASVRDRGLETVRMAIESAPLPTDMPPMAEVVDRTVPASDREIGVRVYRPELVRQDTAPVIMHFHGGGLVMGSVNSFEPLSRGLAAAAGAVVVAVDYRLAPEYPPPAQFDDVFAATEWVARHAEELGVDARRLVLAGDSAGGGLAAAVALAARDRGGPAVFAQVLLYPGLDRDMGAQSIVEMPDAPMLSRDDIVYMHDLADTGAGSPHDPYRVPAYADDLRGLPQAIVVTGECDPIRDWGERYANRLRAARVQTTLTRYPGMYHGFLMRYEATARGRLALAETGALLRAKFTDPLPFAG; encoded by the coding sequence ATGACCGTCTCACCGCAGGGCCCGCCACTCGATCCCGACGCCGCCGCCCGGATCGCCGGGTTCGGAAAGCCCGCCTCGGTCCGTGACCGTGGCCTGGAGACAGTGCGCATGGCGATCGAATCGGCCCCGCTGCCAACCGATATGCCACCGATGGCCGAGGTTGTCGACCGGACCGTGCCGGCATCCGATCGTGAGATCGGCGTGCGGGTGTACCGGCCCGAACTGGTGCGGCAGGATACCGCTCCGGTCATCATGCACTTCCACGGCGGCGGACTGGTGATGGGCAGCGTCAATTCGTTCGAACCGCTGTCGCGTGGGCTGGCGGCCGCCGCAGGGGCTGTCGTGGTGGCGGTCGACTACCGGTTGGCCCCGGAGTACCCGCCACCTGCACAGTTCGACGACGTGTTCGCCGCGACCGAATGGGTGGCCCGGCACGCCGAAGAACTCGGTGTCGACGCCCGTCGCCTGGTGCTCGCAGGTGACAGTGCCGGTGGTGGGCTCGCGGCCGCAGTGGCGTTGGCCGCACGCGACCGCGGAGGGCCCGCCGTCTTCGCCCAGGTGCTGCTCTACCCGGGGCTCGACCGTGACATGGGCGCGCAGTCCATCGTCGAGATGCCCGACGCCCCGATGTTGTCACGTGACGACATCGTGTACATGCACGATCTGGCCGACACCGGCGCGGGCAGCCCGCACGACCCGTATCGCGTTCCGGCCTATGCCGACGACCTGCGCGGTCTGCCCCAGGCGATCGTGGTCACCGGTGAGTGCGACCCGATCCGGGATTGGGGCGAGCGCTACGCGAACCGGCTTCGCGCGGCCCGTGTGCAGACCACCCTCACCCGCTACCCCGGTATGTACCACGGCTTTTTGATGCGTTACGAGGCCACCGCACGCGGGCGTCTGGCACTGGCCGAAACCGGTGCGCTGCTGCGTGCGAAGTTCACCGATCCGCTGCCCTTTGCGGGCTGA